In the genome of Drosophila kikkawai strain 14028-0561.14 chromosome 2R, DkikHiC1v2, whole genome shotgun sequence, the window GAGTTCATAAATCTTCCAAGAGTTGATATGGAGCGCAGTCAGACCTATTTGATGGTGGAGAACCTGGACACGCAGCTGAAGCAGATGTCAGAGGACCTGAAGGAGATCATCGACAACCTAAACGAGACCAACAAGGGACAGGACACCACCGATCCTATCATCCAGATCGGAAAGATTGTCAACGCCCACATGAGCTCGCTGCAGTGGATCGAGTCGCAGTCGTCGAACATCACCAAGAAGCTCGACGAGATTGGCAAGATCCACGACTCCCAGAAGCGGGATGTCTACCGCCCTCAGTTCTAGCGATAAGTTTCCAAAAACCTTGttaatttgcaattaaaataaaatatctttgtAAACCTTCGTCTGTTCTGtttctttatgtttatatAACAGTTGCATGTTTTTATTATCGGAAATGCGTATAAAAATCGAACAATCTTCGATTAAAGCTAATAATTCTTGTAGTACTTAAGCCTATAGAGCGGCACCCGCTTGCCCTTGGTGGCGAAGGCCACGAAGCTGCTGTGCGGCGAGAAGGCCATCGAGGTCACAAAGCCCACATTATCCGTTTGCATGGGGAAGTTGGAGTAGATGGTGGCGCTGGGAAAATGTGCCAGCTTCATGGCATTTGGCGCTTCCTTCGAGCTCATGGCCAGCAGCTCCGAAGAGTGATTGAATTGCAGATCCGAAATGGCCGTCCTCAGGTTCATGAAGCGCTTCTCCGGCTGCGGCATGGCCGAGGCAAACACTGTGTCGTAGTCGTAGATATTCACCACACCCTCGTTGCTGCCGGTGGCCAAAAGGCGTTGATTGGGGGCCAGCTGAATGCACTGCCCGTTGATGCAGCCATCGTCCAGGAAGGAGTGCTCGATTAGGTTTTGCCGCAGACTCAGCACACTGACATTAGAACTCGAGCCGCAGACGAGAACCTTGCGGGAGTCGCCGGACCAGCACAGGCCTCGCACCTCGCCCTCCTGCTTGAAGCTGTGCAGCAGCTCGTTGGTGTTGGCCGTCAGAAGGTGGATGGCTCCATACTTCCCGGCTGTGACGATGAATTTCCCACAAGGCGACACTTCGAAGCGGTGCATCGAGTGTATGTTGCTGGGCAGCACCAGCTTGGTTTCCGTGGCCTCCAGGAGGTCATAGGCATAGTAGTGTTTCTTCATCGAACCAAAGAACGCCTTGGTGCCGCAGGGAGCAATCCGGGCGCAGAGTAGGGGAAACTTCTTGAAGCGCATGCTGTGCAGCTTTTCGTTCTTCTGTCCGTCCACCGTGTAGATGGTGGCCACGGAGTTCTCGCCGGCCACCAGAGCTGCCGTGCTCGAGGGATGGAACTGCACGCTGGAGACGCGGCCCTCAGCGTAGGAGGCTCTGTTCAAATCCTTGACACGCTTAAAGTTCAACGTTTTTTCCGGCAGATCAATGCGCCTAGCCTTGCGATCAATGAAGCCCACTGTCCGTAGCAGCTCTTCGTCGGATGACAGGTCATCGTCATCCTCCTTGACCCTCTTTTCCGCCCATTTCGGTTGGTTTTGGGTGCGCTGGAATCGTGCCGTCAGGTACTCCTTGTAGGATTTATCCTTG includes:
- the wcd gene encoding U3 small nucleolar RNA-associated protein 18 homolog, producing MSSDEHSDGIEDLKDLMALYKQEEKPPATNQRKPYVPKASKAKNLNYVEVPMEKVLFGDRERFLKNLAASVKGRPVLDEDDEEREQKSDDDGPGKKRKAAWSDSDDEDLQVGDVKKPTKHTGPLNHLRKDKSYKEYLTARFQRTQNQPKWAEKRVKEDDDDLSSDEELLRTVGFIDRKARRIDLPEKTLNFKRVKDLNRASYAEGRVSSVQFHPSSTAALVAGENSVATIYTVDGQKNEKLHSMRFKKFPLLCARIAPCGTKAFFGSMKKHYYAYDLLEATETKLVLPSNIHSMHRFEVSPCGKFIVTAGKYGAIHLLTANTNELLHSFKQEGEVRGLCWSGDSRKVLVCGSSSNVSVLSLRQNLIEHSFLDDGCINGQCIQLAPNQRLLATGSNEGVVNIYDYDTVFASAMPQPEKRFMNLRTAISDLQFNHSSELLAMSSKEAPNAMKLAHFPSATIYSNFPMQTDNVGFVTSMAFSPHSSFVAFATKGKRVPLYRLKYYKNY